A region from the Colwellia sp. PAMC 21821 genome encodes:
- a CDS encoding GNAT family N-acetyltransferase, whose product MPIEKQFNTTIDWSKYLKSGNRIFIGSNAAVPNALIEDIIANSQGLHDIEVVHILTLSDDVWVEPKHKDLFKVNAFFIGGEKIRKAINEGRADYTPSFLSEIPKLFNENILPLDVALIMVSPPDEYGYCSLGVSVDIIQAAINKAKYVIAQINPKMPRTNGHSFVHVNQIHAAMTVQQYLPETPIPVIDRVTEQVGQYVAMLVDNGSTIQIGIGNIPSAVLRYLAKHKDLGVHSELISDGIIDLMLSGVINNRKKTFHKGKTVVSFCVGTRRLYKFVDGNPHVEFYPSEHVNSPVNIARNDKMVSINSAIEVDLTGQVVSDSIGYHFYSGIGGQVDFIRGASLSKGGKPIIALPSTTKDGKISRIVAHITEGGGVVTSRGHVSYVVTEYGIASLQGKSIRERALELIRIAHPKFRDQLLKDVRKHYWVPEYQENTPTSVPELGEVEIKRFTFADSEYFLRALSPADERKLQEFFYSHNQETLMMRYNHHTTQMTREKSCDLVSVNQHIDLALCLTERDHLGESIQGVGRYYYLEANNSAEVAFVIKESKRGKGMAKALLTEIITIAKIRGVEQLIASVRRDNAPMLKVFEKAGFLRKPSDGYDEVSLAYTL is encoded by the coding sequence ATGCCAATAGAGAAACAATTCAACACTACAATCGACTGGTCTAAATATCTCAAATCTGGCAATCGAATTTTTATTGGCTCAAATGCTGCAGTACCTAATGCATTAATTGAGGATATTATTGCCAATAGCCAAGGTTTGCATGACATTGAAGTCGTGCATATTTTGACGCTTTCAGATGATGTTTGGGTAGAACCAAAACACAAAGATTTATTCAAGGTTAACGCTTTTTTTATTGGTGGAGAAAAAATTCGTAAAGCAATTAATGAAGGCCGTGCAGATTACACCCCTTCATTCTTATCTGAAATTCCAAAGTTATTTAATGAAAATATTTTACCACTAGACGTTGCTTTAATTATGGTTAGTCCGCCGGATGAATATGGCTATTGCTCATTAGGTGTCAGTGTTGACATTATTCAGGCTGCGATAAATAAAGCGAAATATGTCATTGCACAAATTAACCCTAAAATGCCTCGCACTAATGGTCATAGCTTTGTTCATGTCAATCAAATTCATGCTGCTATGACCGTGCAACAATACTTACCAGAAACGCCGATACCTGTCATAGACCGTGTAACCGAACAAGTAGGCCAGTATGTAGCAATGTTAGTCGACAACGGCTCTACTATCCAAATTGGCATTGGTAATATTCCTTCGGCAGTTTTGCGCTATTTAGCTAAACATAAAGACTTAGGCGTGCATAGTGAACTGATTTCTGATGGCATTATCGACTTAATGCTTTCTGGTGTAATTAATAACCGTAAAAAAACCTTCCACAAGGGTAAAACCGTGGTCAGTTTTTGCGTTGGAACGCGTCGCTTATACAAGTTTGTTGATGGTAATCCCCATGTTGAATTTTATCCCAGCGAGCATGTCAATTCACCCGTAAATATCGCACGTAATGACAAGATGGTGTCTATTAATAGCGCTATTGAAGTCGATTTAACCGGTCAAGTAGTATCAGACTCCATTGGTTATCATTTTTATAGTGGCATTGGTGGGCAAGTCGACTTTATTCGCGGCGCCTCTTTAAGTAAAGGTGGTAAGCCTATCATCGCCCTCCCTTCAACAACCAAAGACGGTAAAATATCGCGTATCGTTGCACATATTACCGAAGGTGGTGGTGTAGTAACTTCTCGAGGACATGTTTCATATGTTGTCACTGAGTACGGTATTGCTTCGCTGCAAGGAAAAAGCATTCGAGAACGGGCTTTAGAGTTGATCCGAATTGCACATCCTAAATTTCGTGACCAATTACTTAAAGATGTTCGTAAGCACTATTGGGTACCTGAATACCAAGAAAACACCCCAACATCAGTACCTGAACTTGGCGAAGTAGAAATAAAGCGTTTTACATTTGCTGATTCAGAATACTTTCTTCGTGCGTTGTCACCAGCTGACGAACGTAAGCTACAGGAGTTTTTTTACTCCCATAATCAAGAAACATTAATGATGCGATACAACCACCATACAACACAAATGACCCGTGAAAAATCGTGTGACTTGGTCAGTGTAAATCAGCATATCGATTTAGCCTTATGTTTAACAGAACGCGATCATCTCGGTGAATCTATTCAAGGTGTTGGCCGTTATTATTATCTTGAAGCGAATAATAGTGCTGAAGTTGCATTCGTTATTAAAGAAAGTAAACGGGGTAAAGGTATGGCTAAAGCATTGCTGACGGAAATAATAACTATTGCTAAAATTCGTGGAGTTGAGCAATTAATAGCAAGTGTCAGGCGAGACAATGCGCCTATGTTGAAAGTATTTGAAAAAGCAGGTTTTTTAAGAAAACCATCCGACGGTTATGACGAAGTAAGCTTGGCTTACACCCTATAA
- a CDS encoding histone deacetylase family protein: MTVGVISHHQCLTHDMGEHHPEAPARMAAIQDQLIRSGLEYVIKQFDAKPIDKELLYLAHDKNYIASIFANAPTEGTYNVDDDTVMNPNTLNAALLSAGAAKDAVDLVMSKEISSAFCATRPPGHHAEYDKGMGFCFFNNVAIAAAYAKEKYKLKRVAIVDFDVHHGNGTENIIKDKKGYLFCSTYQYPLYPFEVQESTKPPIINTPLAATTKSNDFREAILEHWLPALKQFKPQIIFISAGFDAHIEDEMSQVCLVDEDYRWVTDQLKDIADKYAQGRIVSVLEGGYALNALGRSAVAHINGLIGY; the protein is encoded by the coding sequence ATGACCGTTGGCGTTATTAGTCATCACCAGTGCTTAACACATGACATGGGCGAGCATCATCCTGAAGCGCCAGCACGTATGGCTGCTATTCAGGATCAGCTTATACGTAGCGGTCTTGAGTATGTTATTAAACAGTTTGATGCAAAACCTATTGATAAAGAACTACTTTATTTAGCGCATGACAAAAACTATATAGCATCAATTTTTGCCAATGCACCAACTGAAGGTACGTATAACGTTGATGACGATACGGTTATGAATCCAAATACACTTAATGCTGCTTTACTTTCCGCTGGTGCCGCCAAAGATGCGGTAGACCTAGTGATGTCAAAAGAAATTTCGTCAGCGTTCTGCGCAACCAGACCCCCTGGTCATCATGCTGAATACGATAAAGGTATGGGATTTTGTTTTTTTAATAATGTCGCTATTGCTGCCGCCTATGCTAAAGAAAAATATAAATTAAAGCGCGTCGCTATTGTTGACTTTGACGTTCATCACGGCAACGGTACAGAAAACATTATAAAAGATAAAAAAGGCTATTTATTTTGTTCTACTTATCAATATCCGCTTTACCCATTTGAAGTGCAAGAAAGTACCAAACCACCAATCATTAATACACCTTTAGCGGCAACAACAAAAAGTAATGACTTTAGAGAAGCGATTCTGGAGCATTGGTTACCAGCGTTAAAGCAGTTCAAACCGCAAATAATATTTATTTCAGCAGGCTTCGACGCGCATATAGAAGACGAAATGTCACAAGTATGTTTAGTGGATGAAGATTACCGTTGGGTAACTGACCAACTTAAAGATATTGCCGATAAATATGCTCAAGGTCGTATTGTGTCTGTGCTTGAAGGTGGCTATGCGCTTAACGCTTTAGGAAGAAGTGCTGTCGCGCATATTAATGGATTAATTGGCTATTAA
- a CDS encoding DUF6172 family protein produces the protein MKKTFELTHPKIKVARMIESAKHEVKKYLKRERNKTLPEGADYWDFDCKIGKTEQTADVIHVTTISQEIDTILAEDTTSFYLEILVKPATRTFEEKEL, from the coding sequence ATGAAAAAAACATTCGAGTTAACTCACCCAAAAATCAAAGTCGCTAGAATGATTGAGTCAGCGAAACACGAAGTTAAAAAATATTTAAAACGTGAACGTAATAAAACGCTACCTGAAGGTGCTGATTATTGGGATTTTGATTGTAAAATTGGTAAAACTGAGCAAACGGCTGATGTTATTCATGTCACGACGATTAGTCAGGAAATTGATACGATTTTAGCAGAAGATACGACTTCATTTTATCTTGAAATCTTAGTTAAACCTGCCACTCGTACATTTGAAGAAAAAGAGCTTTAA
- the raiA gene encoding ribosome-associated translation inhibitor RaiA, whose product MKIIISGHHVEITEGINLAVENKFAKVAKHFPSLMTLEVIITVEPHQQKLEVSTIYEGATVSVNAADKELYAAIASAASKLEAALAHRKGVLSAKQKKKYEVEQSNAFESP is encoded by the coding sequence ATGAAAATAATCATTTCCGGACATCACGTTGAAATTACCGAAGGTATAAACTTAGCAGTTGAGAATAAATTTGCCAAAGTTGCTAAGCATTTCCCAAGCCTAATGACCTTAGAAGTCATTATTACCGTAGAGCCACATCAACAGAAATTAGAAGTATCTACCATTTATGAGGGAGCAACCGTTTCAGTTAACGCTGCCGACAAAGAATTATATGCCGCGATAGCAAGTGCTGCGAGCAAGCTTGAAGCTGCTTTAGCGCATCGCAAAGGTGTATTGTCAGCTAAGCAAAAAAAGAAGTATGAAGTAGAGCAATCAAACGCATTTGAGAGTCCTTAA
- a CDS encoding DUF808 domain-containing protein gives MAGASLLTLLDDIATVLDDVAILSKVAVKKTAGVLGDDLALNAEQVSGVKANRELPVVWAVAKGSFLNKLILVPSALLISAFLPPLITVLLVLGGLFLCFEGFEKVSHKFFHSKKELTAEHQALVKSVSDANIDIAALEKEKIKGAIRTDFILSAEIVVIVLGSVQDAPFLTQVLVVSALAIAITVGVYGLVACIVKLDDLGLYLLRKSVSGRFNTLQRSVGRGLLIFAPFLMKLLTIVGTIAMFLVGGGIIVHSFSWLNRQFHHIEQWIGQYLGTFSESILSILLDGITGIIAGGLVLAIVSLISRLKNRQTDVI, from the coding sequence GTGGCAGGTGCAAGTTTATTAACCTTACTTGACGATATTGCAACGGTGCTAGATGACGTTGCAATTCTATCGAAAGTGGCTGTGAAAAAAACAGCGGGTGTTCTCGGTGATGATTTGGCCCTTAATGCTGAACAAGTCTCCGGCGTAAAAGCTAATAGAGAGCTGCCGGTTGTTTGGGCTGTTGCCAAAGGCTCATTTCTCAACAAGTTAATTTTAGTTCCTTCCGCTTTATTAATCAGTGCATTTTTACCGCCACTAATCACTGTTTTATTAGTGCTCGGTGGCCTGTTCCTCTGCTTTGAAGGGTTTGAAAAAGTTTCTCATAAATTCTTTCATAGTAAGAAAGAATTAACTGCTGAGCATCAAGCCTTGGTTAAATCGGTTAGCGATGCAAATATCGACATTGCAGCCTTAGAAAAAGAAAAAATTAAAGGTGCTATTCGTACCGATTTCATCCTTTCTGCAGAAATAGTGGTCATTGTATTAGGCTCAGTTCAAGACGCACCGTTTCTAACACAAGTGTTGGTTGTTTCTGCATTGGCTATAGCGATTACTGTTGGCGTTTATGGGCTTGTTGCTTGCATTGTTAAATTAGATGACCTTGGACTATATTTACTGCGTAAATCAGTATCAGGACGTTTTAATACCTTACAAAGATCTGTTGGCAGGGGCTTATTAATTTTTGCACCGTTTTTAATGAAGCTATTAACCATAGTCGGCACTATTGCTATGTTTCTTGTTGGTGGTGGCATTATTGTTCATAGTTTTTCGTGGCTTAACCGTCAATTTCATCATATTGAACAATGGATAGGACAATATCTTGGAACATTTTCGGAAAGTATTTTATCTATTTTACTAGATGGCATTACCGGAATTATTGCTGGTGGTCTAGTATTGGCTATTGTTAGCCTAATATCTAGATTAAAAAATCGTCAAACCGACGTTATATAG
- a CDS encoding YajD family HNH nuclease: protein MSSDTLGSSLNYKRQEQGYRDRALKLYPWVCGRCARAFEYSNIRELTVHHMDHDHTNNPNDGSNWELLCIYCHDNEHAKYTDHANYHTEIKAGDSNQDTATYNPFADLKSLLKK, encoded by the coding sequence ATGTCCTCAGATACATTAGGCTCAAGCCTTAATTATAAACGCCAAGAGCAAGGTTATCGCGATCGTGCATTGAAGCTATATCCTTGGGTTTGTGGGCGTTGTGCTCGAGCGTTTGAATATTCAAATATAAGAGAGTTAACGGTTCATCATATGGATCATGATCATACCAACAACCCGAATGATGGCAGTAATTGGGAGCTACTTTGTATTTACTGCCACGACAATGAACATGCGAAATACACTGATCATGCAAATTATCACACGGAAATTAAGGCGGGTGATAGTAATCAAGACACCGCAACATATAACCCGTTTGCAGATCTAAAATCGCTACTAAAAAAATAA
- a CDS encoding Mpo1-like protein: MKTVEEQLSNYKSVHFNKHNIITHFVGVPLIVWAITVLLSLHIFTIEITGKTLSYTPAVIFFTIAMLYYLKLHFKLAIGMLLYIAINIYLASLVSNMESALWIAIIAFVVGWIIQFIGHIYEKAKPAFLDDIMGLAIGPLFLMAETYFALGLEKNLASNITPLAIEKRRLIERKNY, translated from the coding sequence ATGAAAACAGTTGAAGAACAATTATCTAATTACAAGAGTGTGCACTTTAATAAGCACAATATAATAACCCACTTTGTAGGCGTTCCTCTCATTGTTTGGGCTATTACAGTATTGTTAAGCTTACACATTTTCACCATAGAAATAACCGGAAAAACATTAAGTTACACACCTGCGGTAATATTTTTCACCATTGCAATGCTCTACTATTTAAAGTTACATTTCAAGTTAGCCATCGGTATGTTGCTCTACATTGCAATCAACATTTATCTTGCTAGCTTAGTATCAAATATGGAAAGTGCATTATGGATAGCCATAATAGCGTTTGTAGTCGGTTGGATTATTCAATTTATTGGCCATATTTATGAAAAAGCTAAACCAGCCTTCTTAGACGATATTATGGGCTTAGCAATTGGTCCTTTATTTTTAATGGCGGAAACGTATTTTGCGCTAGGGTTAGAGAAAAACCTTGCTAGCAATATAACGCCGTTGGCTATAGAAAAACGTCGTTTAATAGAGCGCAAAAATTACTAA
- a CDS encoding histidine kinase — MKNIELPVFEKFIHNVRNPLNSIVLHAELGKMLIDNDADVEQIKNAFTVILQQCKGCEQLLMDMRKNNANDT, encoded by the coding sequence ATGAAAAATATCGAACTACCCGTGTTTGAAAAATTTATTCACAACGTTAGAAACCCGTTAAATAGTATTGTTTTACATGCAGAATTAGGGAAAATGCTAATTGATAATGATGCGGATGTTGAGCAAATTAAAAATGCCTTTACGGTCATTTTACAACAGTGCAAAGGTTGTGAGCAATTATTGATGGATATGAGAAAAAATAATGCCAACGACACTTAG
- a CDS encoding diguanylate cyclase yields the protein MVNSHFVSGHIEGKLKSSFANSDLEKQTLMIVDDYRSNLEALDALFSSQYTVVLQDNAKDAIKYATEQNVDLILLDVDMPVMNGYEACDVLKSNSITADIPIIFVTAAESADEEEKGLLLGAVDYVVKPVNLNILRARVLNHMELVYYRKKLEILSCIDGLTGASNRRQLDIMLQQNCASTTRSGHCLSLLMIDIDDFKLYNDTYGHTQGDQCLKDIAQSIMSVQRRETDVIGRYGGEEFAVVLPETDADGGLVVANEVLNRIRDLNIEHAGSSFHKIVTVSIGLVTFVAEQKNHQEINLEDFVNHADSQLYKAKDNGKNCVCHATVKAAVTQ from the coding sequence ATGGTTAACTCCCATTTTGTGAGCGGTCATATAGAAGGGAAGTTAAAGTCATCCTTCGCCAATAGTGACCTAGAAAAGCAAACCCTAATGATAGTGGATGATTACCGCAGTAACCTAGAAGCGTTGGATGCCTTATTTAGTTCTCAGTATACAGTGGTTTTACAAGACAACGCCAAAGACGCAATCAAGTATGCCACTGAGCAAAATGTAGATCTTATTTTGTTGGACGTGGATATGCCGGTAATGAATGGCTATGAAGCCTGCGACGTCTTAAAGTCTAACTCGATAACTGCCGATATTCCGATTATTTTTGTTACCGCTGCAGAGAGTGCGGATGAAGAAGAAAAAGGATTGCTGCTTGGCGCGGTCGACTACGTTGTTAAGCCCGTAAATCTGAACATTCTACGCGCGCGAGTGCTCAATCACATGGAATTAGTTTATTACCGCAAGAAACTGGAAATTTTATCTTGTATCGATGGATTAACCGGTGCGTCTAATCGCAGACAACTCGACATTATGCTACAGCAAAACTGTGCGTCAACGACAAGGTCAGGACACTGTCTGTCGTTGCTAATGATAGATATCGATGATTTCAAGTTATACAATGATACATATGGTCACACACAAGGGGACCAATGTTTAAAGGATATCGCTCAAAGTATTATGTCTGTTCAGCGCAGAGAAACCGATGTAATAGGCAGGTATGGTGGAGAGGAATTTGCAGTTGTTTTACCGGAAACTGATGCTGATGGCGGCTTGGTTGTTGCAAATGAGGTGTTAAACCGCATACGTGACTTGAATATTGAACATGCTGGTAGTTCGTTTCACAAAATAGTGACAGTTAGTATAGGTTTGGTAACTTTTGTAGCAGAGCAAAAGAACCATCAGGAAATAAACTTGGAAGATTTCGTCAATCATGCAGATTCACAATTATACAAGGCCAAAGATAATGGCAAAAACTGTGTATGCCACGCTACAGTAAAAGCTGCAGTGACTCAATAA